One genomic window of Etheostoma spectabile isolate EspeVRDwgs_2016 chromosome 7, UIUC_Espe_1.0, whole genome shotgun sequence includes the following:
- the asb14b gene encoding dynein heavy chain 12, axonemal, producing MTTETEDDFYESEDDLGEDEAAQYIIEQSLIEYRKLKGLTPSDLKTSEDPDEIFKAIKDGDEDELNRLVVQPETLSRVDERGWIPLHEASAQDNKRILEIIFSASPPGAAQCRTLKGETPLFLAVVHGLRENATFLLQNACSPDLQNDEQDSPLVAAILNDQYDLATLLLRYNAAVDQTGPLNRTALHESAFLGLENFVYLLLESGANPNACDIKKKTPLALAAQNGHLNVVEVLLQKGAHVWCESESGTILFDAAASGNPDIISLLLEYGADPNLVHLSSGHLPIHRVAYHGHILALEQLIPVTKMDAIKESGMSPLHSAAAGGHAHCVEMLLKAGCDPNFMLHPRVRHNYDDERRSSLFFAVSNNDLQCTRLLLEAGAMVNQDPINCLQVALRQGNYELINTLLRFGANVNYYSRVNTTHFPSALQYALKDEVMLRMILNHGYDVKRCFDCPYGDSSHDYGPWTTSIIKDMVFCEVITVSWLKQVSAQVVRIMLDYTDHVSFCTKLKETLEEQKQWLEICHIQKNTRSLKHLCRLRIRDHLSHLRLRAPVFINFLPLPPRLKDYLRYKEFDVYSRGSIVNPQ from the exons ATGACCACGGAGACAGAAGATGACTTTTATGAATCGGAGGACGACTTGGGTGAAGATGAGGCAGCGCAATATATAATTGAACAAAGTCTGATTGAATATAGAAAGCTCAAAGGATTGACTCCAAG TGATCTGAAAACCAGTGAAGACCCTGATGAGATTTTCAAAGCAATCAAGGATG GTGATGAAGATGAACTGAACAGACTGGTAGTGCAACCAGAGACTCTGTCAAGAGTTGATGAACGAGGATGGATCCCACTGCATGAGGCTTCAGCACAGGACAATAAAAGGATACTAGAGATTATCTTCTCAG CATCACCCCCAGGTGCAGCCCAGTGTCGTACTCTAAAGGGTGAAACACCACTGTTTCTGGCTGTGGTTCATGGACTCAGAGAGAACGCCACATTCCTGTTACAGAACGCGTGTAGCCCGGATCTCCAGAATGATGAGCAGGATTCTCCATTAGTAGCAG CTATTCTGAATGACCAGTATGACTTGGCCACACTATTGCTTCGCTACAATGCCGCAGTAGACCAAACAGGACCATTAAACAGGACAGCGCTACACGAGTCAGCCTTCTTAGGCCTGGAGAACTTTGTCTATCTGCTCCTAGAGTCTGGTGCCAACCCAAATGCATgtgacattaaaaagaaaactccaTTGGCTCTGGCTGCTCAGAATGGACATCTGAACGTGGTGGAGGTGCTGTTACAAAAAG GAGCCCATGTGTGGTGTGAATCGGAGTCAGGCACTATCTTGTTTGATGCAGCAGCATCCGGAAACCCTGACATAATCTCCCTGCTGCTGGAGTATGGAGCAGATCCCAACCTAGTACATCTTTCCAGTGGGCACCTGCCAATTCATCGTGTGGCGTACCATGGACACATACT GGCACTGGAGCAACTCATCCCAGTGACTAAGATGGATGCCATAAAGGAAAGTGGAATGAGTCCTCTCCATTCTGCAGCTGCTGGGGGACATGCCCATTGTGTGGAGATGCTGCTCAAAGCTGGCTGTGATCCAAACTTCATGCTGCACCCAAGGGTGCGCCACAACTATGATGATGAGCGGAGGTCTTCCCTCTTTTTTGCTGTGTCCAACAATGATCTTCAGTGCACCCGCTTGCTGTTAGAGGCTGGGGCAATGGTGAACCAGGATCCTATCAACTGTTTGCAGGTGGCCCTTAGACAGGGCAACTATGAACTAATCAACACATTGCTGAGGTTTGGGGCAAATGTTAACTACTACTCCCGTGTCAACACCACTCACTTTCCCTCCGCACTGCAGTATGCCTTGAAAGACGAGGTCATGCTGAGAATGATTCTGAACCATGGGTATGATGTTAAGCGTTGCTTTGACTGTCCGTATGGTGACAGTTCCCATGACTACGGCCCTTGGACAACTTCAATCATCAAAGACATGGTG TTCTGTGAGGTGATAACAGTGTCCTGGCTTAAGCAAGTATCTGCTCAGGTGGTGCGCATCATGCTCGACTACACCGACCATGTCTCCTTCTGCACCAAACTCAAGGAGACCTTGGAAGAGCAGAAACAGTGGCTGGAGATCTGTCACATTCAAA AGAATACACGGAGCCTGAAGCACCTGTGTCGTTTGCGCATAAGGGATCATCTCAGTCACCTGCGCTTGAGAGCCCCAGTTTTCATCAacttccttcctcttcctcccagGCTGAAAGATTACCTACGCTACAAAGAGTTTGATGTCTACAGCAGGGGCAGCATAGTCAACCCACagtga